The Porites lutea chromosome 7, jaPorLute2.1, whole genome shotgun sequence genome includes the window ataacaaccccccccccccccctccccaggcaaaaaaaaagaaagaaagaaaggaaaggaaaggaaaggaagggcaaaaagaaagaaagttctTCCAGGAATCAAACCCCGCACATCTTGTTCGTTGGGAAATTCATTAACGCTATGCCACTTAAGGATGAACAACCAATTTGTCACTAATATTTTACTTAAAGCCTTTCCCATAGAACTTCCACTGACAAGCGCTGTATTGAACACAAATTCAAAGATATCTTTAGTAAAATGGCCAGTGCTTTGACAGTAAAAACCCAACTTTAAACACATTTCATAGCATTTAAACAACATATGCCCATTACAGCTGATGCGGTAACTCGTCTGCGAAATGGGATGCAAAACATGTTTTCCTACCTCGATTTTTGCTCAGTATTTTAAAGCTAATGgttccattttctctttcaagtaCTTCTGCTTTCAAAATTCATTGCTAATGACCATTTCTTAACCTCTAAAGCAGCCGCTAAATCAACCCAGCAAGGTTTGTGGTGGTTTGTTTACTCACTGCtttgttgctaggcaactgtGGATACCAAACCAACAGAATAATATATCACAAAAGCAAGATCACACTTGGCTAAAGCAATCCTCATGGGAGTCACGTGCAAATATTAATTCATTTTACCACACAATCAATGTgaataatacatgtaaataaattattaaaaaaaagatccTCTTCTACACACCTGTTCTTTTCATAAGAgagtaaaagttttttttcttcaactgcagagaaaacaataataacaagaaaataatgaatGAATATGTAACACTAAGGTGACATTCTTGCTTACATATACTGGAATTCTTCAAGTTTACAGGGATGAAAATAAACCATAATCTCTATACTCAGAGATcagataaatataataataattaatggcACCAAATTGATATAATAATCATGAATCTAAGTTTACTTAATAGTAGTTACCAATGTACTTAATTAAttctaaaagttttaaaagaaaccaACCTTTCTCCATTAAActaaaaattgtgttttttgttgcctcatttttttcagttgagAGTTGTCTAAGAACTGCCAGACATCGCAACGTCCAGAGGCAAGCAGTCTGCAAAGGAAAGGACAAGGAATATAATTTGACCtcttcaattttatttgcatCTTACTTCTATAAACAAGTGTAAACTGCAAAATGGTAACGAATATTTTTGGTGTTCAGTCTAAAACCTGCACAAACAAAGAATATAAGGTACTCTGACGGAAACAAAAAAGGGaactgaaattaaactgaaaactTAAAGACgtttgattttatcatttatataaGGTCAACATTAGCtttgaaaacagctgacataTTGCAATGCCACCAATGGTTTCCCTGCAAAAATATGACTTCTGAGAAACAAAttaagtgcagaaattccacaccAATGTCGTGTCAGTACCCAGATCAGGTAAGTGACATGTCATGAAagtggaatttctgcacttgatCGTCAGATGTCATTGCATGGTGAAACCATTGGTGGTGTCACAAAGTATCGGCAGTTTTCTTAGACCTGGTCAAAATAAGGTTATGCACTTTAGATTGTTAATAACTTTACCTGACATTCAGTAAAGTTTTCCTGAAATTCAACTAATATAACTTTGGCAACAAGAAGAAACAATTGACCATCCATCAGAGGATTAGTAATTGGCTGCAAcaaaaattgttgtttaaaaaattaataaattgcaGAAAGAATAACCAGTACTGTATTGATTAGACTTTATCTGCAGTTTTATTGTTGTCAATTAGTAGTATgaaaagtcagaaaaaaagaaaaattaatgtctACAGTGACTTCACTTGAGCCTGTAATTAAACTGCCTATAATAGACCCAAAAAACTTCTGTTCCCCTTGCTAGACTGACAATTTGTCCTTCCACTTTACACTTTCTTTGCTTGTAAACCAAAAAGGGGACAATTTTAGATCATGCCCTTTCTTTATCCTGATAGCATACCATTCCACCATAAAAAAACCCTTTTATTCTGTAAGAGAGGAAAAGCAGGTTCAAATTTCTCAGATCAACACTCCAAAAAAATAGGGTAAGGAATGCAGGTGTTGATCTGGTCTGAGTTTTAGGAATTGTCATGGTATACACACCTGCCCATCTTGACTCAGTGTTGCCAGTAATTGCTGGTTAGCTTGCCCATTGTTAGCAAGAAGAGGATCCAAACTTGGCTTAGGACCCGTCCAGTTACACTGAATAAAGAGTTCCAAGCAAGCAACTCCGATGAAAAGAATCAGGACATGTCTACGGCACAAAAATGtgaaataattatcatttaAACAATTATCCCTCAAATCAGAACTCTCTCTACCTAGAGTGTACTGTATAGAAGTAACTATAAGAAAGTAAGAATTAGCTACCAGTTAAGCCAAACACAGTGATAAAtgaatcaataattattatttcctttATCTTGTCTCATGCTGTGCATGTGTTTTGTACAAGTACACTTACCTGAGTTGTACTTCAGTACTCTCCTGACGttttaacaacaaagaaatttcgTTAATTATTTGATCAACATCTGaaataaaaattggaaaaaacaAAGTCATACAATCAGTTCCAAGGAAGGACTCTACACCAAATTATTTAAATGGGGTGGGGAGTCTAGCTGGAAAACAGACAACCTcatacagcgtgcaaagaaagtagtgtccgacagcctggggctagtggattttgttattgggctagtgaattctgtttttaactttccctgatgggcaagtgatgtttttttaggaattcaaataacagaagaactgtgaaatcaattctgctagtcaaaaagtttttggggcttgttgaaatgacatctgggctagtaaatgctagcttcagcccgaatggcaagctgtaaaaatgattttctttgcaccctgcaaaTAACATGAACTATAGACATGAAGACATTTCATCAAATGTTTTCCCTCTTTCTATCTCTctctctcattttttttaaatttgtttattcCCTTTACATGTGGCCCTGATTGATAACTGCAGGGGTAAAAATTTTGGCATCCTGGCCTGAACACCCAAAGTGAGACGAAATTAATTTTGCATACTCCATTTATAACATGTGCAACACAACAAGCATTGCCACCCCTTTCACGTGGAAGCCTTCAATCCCcagcacaggacacccaacccTCTCCATCCAGTTTATGTGGGCAACAACAGTCACCCACCTGAGGTCTTTGCATTTATCAAAATTTGTAACAATCATAAACTGACCTGCAGCTGTACACACTGTATTAAATATCTGTTGGGATGTTTTTAACTGTAATGCTGCTACATAGTCTCTACTGCACAGGCAAATAACTGTGGCCTCCAGTTCTTCTATTATATCTATAAGATAGGTCAAGTGATTAAAATTCTGTTTACCTGTAATTTACTTcatgtacagctgtatttaGACTTGAGAATTTACTCAGAAAAGTTGTGGTAAGGCAAACAGCTGCAGAAGTGATagttttttacatgtaaacagaCATTCTGGAAAGGTCATAAATtatcaaaacaaaaagataCGACCCAGTAACCACTATATTACTACTAGTTATGGGGATCGGAATATTATAACTGGAACGTCCGAAACTTGAGGAGAACAAAAACATATGTTTTCAAGCATTACTCACCTGAGTGAATACTATCTTTTTGTAGAGCTTCGATTGAAGAAACAACCTTTCCTTCATTTCTTTCTAACATAGCAAATTCTAAATCATGAAACGCTTCTGTTGGAGCCATTATTGTTACAAAACCGCTCGTAAACAAGTCAAAAAGTGAACACGGTCTCCAAATTTGCGCGTTTTCCTCCAGGCGTTCTCGTTTGGAAAGCACGTGCTAACCGGGTACTACTTGGTGTAAGACTGCCCCAAATGTCCCGGGCCACTGCTGAACAGCAACCTCGGGACATTTTGGGAAGTCTTACACCAAGTATTACTCTGGCAACTAGTAGTGCCAGTAGTAAAGCGGTCACGCAATTAACGCCTGGAGCATTCGTGCAGTCGATATGGCAAATGCCAGAGTAAGAACTCTGCGGTTTGTACCGACTTGTTTTGTTACATCAGTCAGATATCTTGCAAGTAACAGTTCGAAATTATTTAACGTCGGAGACGAAGCAGAACTTCGGCAAGTTATTTCTGTCGAAGATGTTCGAAACTTTGCGGAGCTAACAGGTGATGTGAACCCCATTCATCTCGACGAAAACTTTGCCAAGAAGACTCGCTTTGGAAGGACTATTGTGCATGGCGTTATACTAAATGGGTAAATGGAATTTTAGCCTTTTTCATCTGCTTTTTGTGCAAGTTTACCGAGATTTTGACCCTCAAGTATTGCTTAATGGTGAATTCATTTTATCTTTAACCAAGACATCACCCACAGATGTATGTATTAAGGGCGAGACAAAAGGCTAAGAAAAACAGAATTACAAATCAGTCTCATCTTTTTCTATGAAGAAAATGGATTTGCAATGTCCTGAAGGCGTTTCCTTCCTGAGAAACCTGAAATTGAGTTTCTGGAAAATACCGAATTTTATCCTCAATGGCAAAAGGTGTTATGCATCACAAAGTTACTTCCCTTATTTTGTGTGTTACCCTTGGGCAAGAGTTTGGCTACATACTGATATTTGATCGGCATAAGTTTCCCCTACCCTGGGTTGATGGCTAACATTTTTGTACTAAGTACCATCCCCTTTCTCATTTGTATTCGCTAAATTTTGTGACTATAATAAGTAGGCGGAATTTGATCATCTTGGTAGTAGTGTGGTCCTGGTAAGCACTGTAATGTTGACGGTGACTGAGGTTTTGACAACTTTTGCAgtggtcatcttcagagtcaaagtgagttgtatataTTTGTCATTTCTTGGTTCTCTGGTTATTGATGACCTGATTGATCAATTAAGTTGCTGTTATGGGTTGTCTGTCAGTTGAGCTATGATGTAACTGTATTACTTGTATCACTTTACTAATGTTTATCAGTCTGTTTTATGCATGGTAATACGTCCACATTTTTGTATTTCAGATTGATTTCCACTATCCATGGAACTAAGCTTCCAGGTCCTGGATGTATGATTTTGTCCCAAGCCTTTAAATATCCTGCACCATGTAAGTGAGTTCATGGCGATATTTAATGGTGCAGATTTCATATAGGAAGATGCTTAgaaagtgtttgaaaggaaTAGCCAATAATCACAATCATTATGCTGCCATCCCCTTTCTTGTTTAAGTAGGATTAGGTGGATCAAAGAAAGATCATTCCCATTGAGAGAAAATAGTCGTCCCATTGAGAGAAAATAGTCGTCGTAAACCTCTCATTCAATTCAGCTTCAATGCCAATTTCCATGAAGAATGCAGTGTTGTCTCCTCTACTGAAGAAACCGTCCCTagactttgaaatcttttctaacTTTCGACCTGTATCTAATCTGAAGTTTTTGtctaaagttattgaaaaagttGCAGCCATGCGTCTGACGAATTATTTGTGTGATAACGACCTGAATGAAAGTCTCCAGTCTGCTTATAAGAAACACCACAGTTGTGAGACAGCGCTTCTAcgagttcaaaatgatatactGAAATCAATCGATGATAAACAATGCGTCGTTCTCTTGCTGCTAGACCTATCAGCAGCCTTCGACACCGTCGATCATAAGATATTGTTACACAGACTGCGATCCAGGTTTGGTATAAAAGGAAAGGCGCTTTCGTGGCTTCAGTCTTATCTTACGGATCGTTCCCAGTCAGTTCAGATTGATGGATTTACCTCTTCAGTTCGTCCGCTCAGATTTGGTGTACCCCAGGGGTCCGTGTTGGGTCCGCTGCTGTATCTGCTGTACACGGCCCCACTAGGTGACCTAATACGATGGCATGACATGGACTTCCAtctatatgctgatgatactcaactgtacaccaccttcagttgcgatgataaggatgatcttaccactacaatttcccggattgaaagctgtcttgtcgatatcaccaactggatgactactaacaaattgaaactaaatactgacaaaacggaacttctcattctctattctaggttcagactgcccccacggctaccttctattaaaataggaacTGATATCATCAAGCCTACAAATAAGGCGCGCAATATTGGCGTCATTTTCGATAACACCGTAACTACCCGTCTTATGAACAAGGCTCGGAGGGAGTTTTACAGTAACTTTATAGATGAAAATAGCGGTGATCAAAAGAAACTATTCCGTGCAAGTCAGCGCTTATTTAAGCGCACAATGGATGATGGTCTCCCACCTAATCTGGACAGTAAAACTTTCTCTAACGACTTGGGGAAATTCTTTGTTCAGAAGATAGATACTATCCGCACGCAGCTTGACACCGATCAGCAGACTGATTCATATCCAGAAGATGACACTTCGTCTGCTGATGAAACTGTGCCACCATTCCCTACTTTTACGATGCTATCAGTTCGAGATGTTAAACAGCTTATCCAGAACTCCGCCCTTAAATCCTGCCCTCTTGACCCTATGCCATCCACACTGGTTAGCAAATGTGAGGATCTCCTCCCAGTTCTCACAAAGATTGTTAACAACTCATTACAGTCTGGATGTTTTCCTGAAATTTGGAAAGAGGCTTTAGTTTTTCCACTGTTAAAGAAACCTGGTCTTGATGTCATCTTTAAGAACTTCCGTCCTGTGAGCAATTTGTCTTTTGTGTCTAAACTCATTGAAAGGGCTGCTTTTAATCAGATTCATGGTCACCTGGTTCGTAATAATTTATACCCAGTTGCGCAGTCTGCTTATAGAAGAAATCACAGCACTGAAACAGCACTTTTGAAAGTAATGAACGATATTCTGTAAAATATGAACAAGCAGCACGTTACTATCCTTGTATTGCTTGATCTCAGTGCtgctttcgataccgttgatCACAGCATTCTCCTTAACAGATTATCGTCAAAACTTGGTTTGAATGGCACTGCCCTTGCCTGGTTTCGATCTTATTTGTCTGGCCATTCTCAGTGAGTGTCTGTTCGGGGAACTGTATCTGATAAGTTTGACCTGCGGTATGGTGTTCCTCAAGGCTCGTGTCTTGGCCCACTTCTCTTTACAGTTTATGCAAGCGCACTGTTTGATGTCGTGGAGAAGCACCTCCCAACTGTCCATTGTTACGCCGATGACTCTCAGTTATACATCTCGTTTAGTCCCAAGGCGCACTCTGGCCAGGCTGATGCAGTTGCTTCTATTGAACATTGCATTCAAGACATCAGGCAGTGGATGTCTCAAGACAAGTTGCTCATGAATGATGccaaaacggaacttcttttGATCGGCACCAGACAGCAACTCGCTAAAATCACAGTTGATGGCATAACTGTTGGACACTCTGTCATTGCTCCACAATCTCCTGTTCGGAACCTGGGTGTGTGGTTAGATTCTAACCTATCAATGGGCGATCACATAACGAAAACAAGCTCTGCAGCattctattatttgtacaatatcaggAGGATAAGGAAATATCTCAGCAAAGAATGTACTGAAACTCTGATACATGCCTTTATTTCTAGCCGCCTTGACTATTGCAATAGCCTCTTATATGGCTTACCTGCGTATCagattcaaaaactgcaaagagtCCAGAACTCTGCTGCACGTCTTGTATTTcacgaaagtaaattttgtcatattacaccattgctcagagccctacactggttacccgtagcatatcgaattgtttttaaaattctattgttaacttttaaggccattcataaacttgctccgacttacatttccgaacttgtatcaccgaaagacacagggggtaggtactatcttagatcaaataacggcaaacttcttaacattccaccatgcaagtctctttccacgcttggtgatcgatctttttatatggctgcccctaaattatggaacgatcttcccttttttattagaaatatatcttcagttaatgctttcaagaaggctcttaaaactcatttatttcagaaggcgtttcccagctaatttattgtttttattctctttattaagaaggatttgtatataggattttaaagattaatttttattttttaaattgttacttttactaatttttaggaacgatctgtaaattttgtttttggaatatgtactaggattttaggattttgttgagtcattgttatgcgcagatgaaaatttctttccctggattgatatttgcgcaatacaaatcaataaatattatattattattattgatgtcttttcatattaacaacatagttaaagtggcattctaccaccttagaaatatagctaagattcgtaagtatatcaatgtcactacggctgaagttcttgtgcacgcattcataaattcaaagctggatttctgcaactcgcttttacatggtcttcccaagtatgaaattaacaaactgcaaagtgtccaaaacgctgcagcgcgtgtgattgcctgcttaagtaagtttgatcacataagtgatactctaaaggagttgtactggctaccagtggagcaaagaataatctttaagattaatcttatttgttttaagatactcaacaatttagctcctgattatttggttgacctaatccatgtttatgaacctgcgaggtaccttcaatcatcttcagacaagtggcatcttgttattaaaccctataacttaaagacatacggtttcagggctttttcagtcattgcccctatactctggaacgatttgcctgttgacattagatcgatcgatgatgtaaataagtttaaatctaaattgaagaccttcctttttaaacgggtttacgaactatcttaggttttttattttgtatttttgtgactatgtatatatgtatatatgtaatgattttaggatttttattttttattcagacctttttgaagtaatgtaaagcgcttagaactgaaaagtataagcgctatataaatattttattattattattattattattgagagAAAATCATGATTAATCACatgcaataattatttattgatACTGGACGTGTTAATTTAAATCTTGGAGCAACATTACAGGGAGGTTGTTTTAGTGAAGAGGGTGCATGTTTCCTGTCTGCATTTTAAAACTCTTTGTTTTGTGTATTTAGGAGGAAGCCATTTTCATGGTGGTATTTTAATCATATTATATTTTTGCATGTCTTTGTGGTCTTGTATTGTTTATGGAACTGTTTCAAAGCCATGCTTCCTATCAGAAATTATTTACCCCATTGTGGTTATATAGCCTCACTCGGGTTAAAGAGTAATAAAATAATGGTCTTCTTACAGCAgtaggattagctcagtcggtagagtgCTTGACTACAGAGcaggaggtcacgggttcgattcccgggaccAGACCAGTacccagggtcttaaaataactgagaaatgaagttACTTCCTTTGCCTTGCAAACAACTAGATCTTCGTGTGGCTAGG containing:
- the LOC140943731 gene encoding hydroxyacyl-thioester dehydratase type 2, mitochondrial-like, with the translated sequence MANARVRTLRFVPTCFVTSVRYLASNSSKLFNVGDEAELRQVISVEDVRNFAELTGDVNPIHLDENFAKKTRFGRTIVHGVILNGLISTIHGTKLPGPGCMILSQAFKYPAPLFPGEEVLVHVKVAESRHSIMTCHVSCTAVQRNMVVLSGETKLLVPRKLDEKQ